TGCTAACTTCTTCCTCATCATAATCTTCTTGTTCCTCCTCTTCTGAGCTGAGTAGTGCATCAATATCATCTGAATCCTCTTTCAGAGAGGATGAGGTATCTTTTTCCGCATCATTAACATCTTTAATGTCATACTTTCCATCAAGATAAGTTGCAAAAACATTTAATCCATGACCATTAAATTTGTTTGCAACAGCAGGATTGAACATTATCTGGTTTCTATGATCATTCTGATTGAAGATAACGAAATTTTTGGGACAAACCTCTGAGGGTTGAAACTCAATGCCATGGAGGGGTGGCAATGGCTTAGCACATGGAGGAAAAACTGTACCAAAAGCAGAAGGAACCGGCATGTGAATGTAATTATCATCCACATGATCTGCAAGTCTGGGCACTGCTTTTGGGGAGTAAAACTGTTGATCACTCTGCATCGAAATTTCTACTTAATCAAGAGGTTCACAACAAAAGATTGCTTCTTGGCTTTGAACGTGCAGTTATTCAACTTTTAAGTTGGAAGAAGATTTATAACTAAATTATGGTGAGACAAAAATCTAAACTACTGGATCGCCATTACAATATGTCAAAGCTACCTATCCCAAATTTGCCATCAACACAATCAGATGTTCCATTCTATCACAGCCTCACACATAACACAACCGAATGGCACTCTCCCAGATCCCAATTTCCAAGAGTTCCGTAATACCAGACTACGTAACAGGCTTAAGCAACTGACGGAAATACTCTGCCTGCAATAGCATATAAAAAAGTCAATATAACCATAAAACTTGCACGAGTAATATGTGcagcaaaaacaaaaagatactTTGTCGATCATATTTATAAGAACAGAAACTTTAGTCCTGCTTAGTATTTTGGAGTCACTTGACAATTTCTATTTCATTAAGCCTGCTAAAAATGGCCAAAAGTCTATGTACTGTACATGTCCAGATCTGTTGACAAAGGGAAATCCACAACAACACGGATATACAAATGATAAACATCTTTCATTactcaaatttgaatataactTCTTTCTCTTCAACCATAACAATTGCATGTATGCCCACATAAATGTGCTTTGTGTTCGTGGTTGTTGTAGTTCATTTGCTTGTGTGCATTAATAAGACAGATTTTTCCAATCAGTTATTTGACAAACTAGAGATCAAGAGGCCTACATCCAGACATACTACAGCAACATTAGTGATGGGACAATATATGACATGGCACATAGATTTATCTAAGACAGCCTTTCATGCATTTCCAAGGAcacaaacatataaaatataacaggATGGAACATCAACATGAAATTTGAAACAAGAAAACATATTTACCTGACAAACTTGAACTAGCTTATAGTATGCAATAACACCAACGCTCATTTTAATTTTCCCAACTTCCTTAATTGCTCGATATCTCTTTATGGTTACCGAAATGTACATTCTCACACCTCCAacccaaaattttccaattGCGAACGAAAGTTGAAGGAACCGTATCCCCTTTCAAATTCAATCGAAATTCACCTACAACAGTAGAATAACAACAGATAGATACATGATGCACATTACAatgtaaattctttttttattctggAAATTATAAGGCAAGCAAAAGATCATGAACAGAACTTTTCAGATTAAGAGAACTAAccagaaacaaataaaattacagtatgacaagaaagaaaacaactaagCGCACGCAGTTGACGAAAGACCACGGCATTTTGTTAGACTTTGATTCAACCCCGAAGTGATTATTGAAGATAAAATCCAAGTCTTTTGCCtgccaaaaaaaaataaaggaagtagGAGTTAAAATCAAACACAGTTACACAAGCACTTACATTAAGAAACCAGGGGATCTGCAGTAAAAGAGGAATGAAGTAAACAAAAGGATCAATGATAATTCAAGCTCAGTGGAACTAAAACTCAAAcggaaaattaaaatcaaagaaagtAGTTCTATTTGGTAGCAGATATAGATCTAGGAGAAATCTAGAAAACGAAAGCacagaaattttaatatagaaaaactcactttccattaaaaaaaatcacaaattcctcAGTGGAACTATATGCACGAATTGCAGATAAATTAGAGGGGGAAAACACAGAGACTAACAAAAATACtaccattaaaatatatatgataccTATTTTTTAAGGGGGAAACGTAAATAATCTAGATAacgaaaaggaaaaaaaaatgaaaaaacttacaataaaaaaaaaaccacaagTGAATCGAAGGACAGGAAGCAGCCAAACAAGAGAGGAAGGTAATAGGGAAAACTGGTCTGAAAAAGCCCCTGGATTTGCGCTGAAGAAAGCTGCAGAGTTTTAATTAAGGGAGTGAAGATAGTGAAATTCTGGGTAAGAgcaattaattttcattatattttttatatagggATTTTGGTATTGAGATGTGTGCAGTTCGGAGTCAAACGCGGTGGGATTTGAGCCGTCGGATTTGGGCCATTTCCGTGTAATGCGGAAGGGAAAGTGACCGTTGGATGCACGCGTGACAGAGAGGAACCAGTGGGGCTCACGAGGTTTGACGATTTATGCGTTATCGTGGAATCGACTCTTCTTCTCATTTGCTTTTTGTTTTTCGTTTTTTTCTCAATAATCCTTTGTAGATtacttgtattattattttgtctaATCAAGTATTAAGAACAAACTTTGGGTGGGGGCGGGGCGGGGCGGGGTAAACGTCTTCTAAACTTCTAATCACTTTACTAGTAAtctatctaattttttattattaaactatttttacaattaattaattgtgtGATTGAATTTGGTGTTATTAATTGTGTTTACAATGAAATCAATACATTTTTAAATCGAGTCAGCGGTAATTaggtattttcatttttttaatttttaaaatgtttgaaataaTCTTCCAcctaaaaattcaacatttataaatGTGTAATTAAGTTCGccttacaaaataaaagaaaattactaaaataatttttcttatttcaatttatcatgAATTCTTTTCTTatctataaaaatcaataaaatttatagacaTTAATATTTGAACTTATGTCAAccatattcataaatttttttcgCTTCaacaaaaactttattttaatatttttatacgttttaattttattacacaaATTATTTCACTCACattgtttgtttatttcattttatgaacTTTCGATGATTCTGGATGTTCATTAATAGCTTTCTACAAGTAAGCTCGATACCAATCCAAGAAATTTGACAATACAATGATAAACAATTGAAGtgcatttaatattattaactttgatgtatttatttatttaaattttattttactcacaatttaaacaattttcttattttaattcaatacatATTGTATATGTGCTATTACTAATTTCAAACTTtgcatttcattatttattatatgttatttttaaatgccCGCTTATGTTTTAAATACGTAATTTCTACATGTATACAAgcgtaataaaatttttagttttaattaaattaataaaaaatacttatcatttaattattttaaacaaattttatgtgtaaaatatttatttttcaccgCCATATTTTCTAgtgttgattaaatttattataaatcaaATTGTATCAATTATTAGGTGAATGTATGAAATAAatctatattaatataaaactctttaactgaatttgatattataagtCAAGTTAGATTAATTCgataagtaaataattaatcctaaaaataatataaattcataaaatgtaaataaaaccctaatttaaacttttaaaatttcaggtTAAAAACTTCTCAATCTCTCATAAATTACTCACTTAGCTTTAAACTATATTATGGCATAGTTAGGATGGGGTATAATTTTGACATAACAAAtctatttataaagaaaattaatgcaaataaataaggatttagttaaaataataaaattgacatgataaaaccatattttttaggtcaaaattccataattttttatttccctAGATTGtatggaaaaatataaaactacaAACACCAATACACCATCATACTAATATTTCTTACTTTgtaaatgaatgaatttttggtaatttccCAACTAAATTGAGGCTCGATTGATAGATTATAGCTAAGATGTCAAAATCAACCCAATCAATGAAATCAATAGTTCGTCTGGTTCAACTAGTGGCATAAAATTAGATGTAGACCCAACAGTTTgtgaatcaattaaaaaaaaaaactaacacaATAAATCTAACGGTTgaatagtttattttttaaaaagataatttgtcttatttttatgtttttcttttaatttttttgtttaatcatTGTTGAACCAACGATCGAATTGATCAAAACCTATTGATTCGAGAATCGATGGTCTAGTCTATTTGATCACCTGTTTGTTTTTTATAACATCGGTACACCAACTCAAGCaaacaattttaccatttatttaaaataaaaatataattgttgtttattttttactatatttaagttattgatGGAAACCAACTCAGTTGAAAAGGGACTAAATGTCTCAtcgtttaaccaaatatttACTATAAGGTCCATTTGGATGAGCGTTTACCTCCAGTGCGGTCTCACattatagtatctaatctcgcTGCCACTGCTGTTTGTACACTAACGgcaagtaaacgcaccgcccatccaaaggTGAAAcatcaatataattaaaaaatgaatcatatttttttacaaaatcaattatattctaataaaaatattttcctctttctatgtttttttatataaattcaataaaaattggcgcttaaaatcataacatttaaatatatgattttatgtttttcaacctatacattatttaatatttaaaaagtaaattaatccATCCATGTGTTGTAATCCAGCTTTTAATACTTTAATCCTTTCCATCGCGTAAAAAATGTGCACAGACAGaagcatataaaataaatttacaaaaaccAAATGAGGTAATCTctctttaaatatataaaattcacaatCGTGATGAAATCTCCTTCTTTTACATAGAAATAGAATCTTATTTTCGTACGTGGTCCCATTATTCTCCTCATCCTTCATTTGTTGGAGGAAAAGACTAAAGAGTTTTTAGGTCTCTCAAAGTTCGAACATCCGCTCATTCCTACTAAAATCAAGATGTTAATTAAGGACGAGATTCCTCACAACAtcactttgattttcttttaatctttaatttattcacatattctaaaaaattgtaaacataAAAGGATTGTTTTTAAGCAAAACTATATTATCAAGTACATAAACTATCATTGTAATTTAACCTCcagtaaaatttgattatttttaaaataaaatattattttcacgtATATTGTGATTAATGCATGCGTGGGAATAATGTACAACACTCgtataaacaaaatcaaaatattagaGACACATGATTTTCACGTGAAGGTATAGTGGGCAACAAACATTCATGTTT
This sequence is a window from Gossypium raimondii isolate GPD5lz chromosome 5, ASM2569854v1, whole genome shotgun sequence. Protein-coding genes within it:
- the LOC105768930 gene encoding transcription factor bHLH144 codes for the protein MQSDQQFYSPKAVPRLADHVDDNYIHMPVPSAFGTVFPPCAKPLPPLHGIEFQPSEVCPKNFVIFNQNDHRNQIMFNPAVANKFNGHGLNVFATYLDGKYDIKDVNDAEKDTSSSLKEDSDDIDALLSSEEEEQEDYDEEEVSTARTSGNYESDTDSHSAYGSKPRKNSSCSSTLKSSGSGCGTDPKKRLKMKKMVKVLRGIVPGADQMGTVAVLDEAVRYLKSLKVEVKKLGVENFKNGD